One genomic segment of Helianthus annuus cultivar XRQ/B chromosome 14, HanXRQr2.0-SUNRISE, whole genome shotgun sequence includes these proteins:
- the LOC110903726 gene encoding uncharacterized protein LOC110903726 has translation MIQLPRDIVKGKDRASGTPARAAKLWWSNCGNTAFRRVRWSHIEQTMPVPARLGFRLLSGHQLTSWMVDWPAHGGYDFSLSKDRILNRICKNVLRLKGWQ, from the exons atgaTTCAGTTGCCCAGAGATATCGTCAAAGGAAAGGATAGAGCGTCGGGCACGCCGGCGAGAGCGGCCAAGCTGTGGTGGAGCAACTGCGGTAATACCGCTTTCCGCCGAGTGCGGTGGTCCCACATTGAGCAAACAATGCCG GTTCCGGCCAGATTAGGGTTCCGGCTGTTATCCGGTCACCAGCTTACATCTTGGATGGTGGATTGGCCGGCTCATGGAG GTTATGATTTTAGTCTGTCAAAGGATCGCATACTCAACAGGATATGCAAAAATGTCTTGAG GTTGAAAGGGTGGCAATAA
- the LOC110903728 gene encoding poly [ADP-ribose] polymerase tankyrase-2, with product MAPDASDALAVREKVQQFLNAAVTGNLDFLKSVAAQLDDGKGLSQTVANVKDANKRGALHFAAREGQTEVCKYLLEELKLDVNVKDEDGETPLIHAARQGHISTAKYLIEHGADPSLSSELGATALHHVAGIGHIELMELLISHGVDVNSQSESGTPLIWAAGHGQQDALKLLLKHKADPNIETDDGITPLLSAVAAGSLQCLELLIQAGAKVNIIAGGATPLHIAADIGNSELITCLLKAGADPNMTDEDGLKPVQVAAARGNRAAVEMLLPLSSQVETVKDWTVDGLINHMQSEGAKEQEVERNTRDIPTNSPSDATVSTKEIPKVSAEAKKKAAEAKSRADDAFRRKEYQIAVDAYTQAIDFDPSDATLLSNRSLCWMRLGQADRALTDAQACRELRPNWQKAWYREGSALRLMQKFDEAANAFYEGVKLDPENMELVHAFREAVEAGRQFHGVNKEK from the exons ATGGCTCCAGATGCTTCCGATGCTCTTGCAG TGAGAGAAAAAGTTCAACAGTTCTTGAACGCTGCAGTTACCGGAAACCTCGATTTCTTGAAGA GTGTAGCTGCACAGTTAGATGATGGAAAAGGATTATCGCAGACGGTGGCGAATGTTAAGGATGCGAATAAACGAGGAGCTTTGCATTTTGCTGCAAGAGAGGGACAGACTGAGGTTTGCAAGTATTTGCTTGAGGAATTGAAACTTGATGTGAATGTTAAAGATGAGGATG GTGAGACACCTCTTATTCATGCTGCAAGGCAAGGACATATTAGTACTGCTAAATACCTCATCGAACATGGGGCTGATCCTTCGCTATCGAGTGAGTTAGGAGCTACGGCTCTGCATCATGTTGCCGGAATAG GACACATTGAGTTGATGGAGTTATTGATCTCCCATGGTGTTGATGTTAATTCACAAAGTGAGTCTGGTACCCCGTTGATTTGGGCTGCTGGTCATGGACAACAAGATGCTTTAAAACTTCTACTAAAACACAAGGCTGAT CCTAATATTGAAACTGATGATGGCATTACTCCTTTGCTGTCAGCTGTAGCTGCAGGCTCACTCCAATGTTTAGAGCTGTTAATTCAG GCAGGTGCTAAAGTAAATATTATTGCTGGTGGAGCAACCCCACTACATATCGCCGCTGATATTGGTAACTCAGAATTGATCACATGCTTGCTTAAAGCTGGCGCTGATCCCAATATGACCGATGAG GATGGCTTAAAGCCTGTACAAGTTGCAGCTGCTCGAGGTAACCGGGCTGCTGTTGAGATGCTTTTACCACTATCATCTCAAGTGGAAACCGTTAAAGATTGGACAGTTGATGGTTTAATCAACCATATGCAGTCCGAAGGTGCTAAAGAACAG GAAGTAGAAAGAAATACAAGAGATATTCCAACCAATTCGCCAAGTGATGCTACTGTTTCAACCAAAGAAATACCTAAG GTgtcagcggaagcaaagaaaaAAGCTGCTGAAGCCAAATCAAGAGCAGATGATGCTTTCAGACGGAAGGAATATCAGATAGCTGTAGATGCTTATACTCAG GCAATTGATTTTGACCCGAGTGACGCTACGTTGTTATCAAATCGTAGTCTCTGTTGGATGCGCCTTGGGCAAGCTGACCGGGCGTTAACTGATGCACAAGCGTGTAGGGAATTGAGACCCAACTGGCAGAAAGCTTGGTATAGAGAGGGTTCAGCTTTGCGTTTGATGCAG AAATTTGATGAAGCAGCAAATGCGTTTTATGAGGGTGTTAAGCTTGACCCTGAAAATATGGAACTTGTACATGCTTTCAG GGAAGCAGTTGAAGCTGGAAGACAATTTCACGGTGTTAACAAGGAAAAATAG